The window TTTATTAGCGctaataattgcaaatccaaTCAATTACGGATTTAGGGGatccaccatcattttcatttctcgTTGGATGTTCTGGATGGGCGGCAAGGGGGTGGGAGTGAACATGAGAGGAATGAAGTATGGGCTGAATGGTGGGTCTAGGACGTTAAAGCCTAATGTGCGGGTCGGAGACAGCCCAGTGTTTGGAAGTTGAAACAAGAGATGGTCCCCCGACTACAGGGCAGCCGGATGTCAACCCGAGTCAGGAGTCAGGAGTCCGGAGCCCGGACCTAATCCTACAGAAAATCCAGAGATAAGGAATTGTACCTCAAATTACTTAAAACAAACTATTAATATGTTATCATAAAGCATGGATAAAAGCAAAGGTGAAAGGTCCACCGCAAATGTCAAAGACCACCTTCATACGCGTTATTAAagtattgtttttataataCTATATCTTAAGTTGCAACgctacctccaccaccaccacctccacctccacatAATGCTTCGAGCGCTGTCGTCCTATCGTCATTTTACACTTTCTTATGACATGTCCCTTGGAATCAGAAGGTAAAATAGAAAAGAGGATGATAAAATGCAAGCAGAGCCACTCAGCCACAGCAGTCAACAGCCATAAATGATGATAATGGTAAGTAATAAATATGTTTACATATTGGAGATTGGATACGGTTTTAACGATAGTGTCAAAAGGAGCAAGTGGGAGTGGGGTATCTTCCTGTTCCAGAAGTCCCATCACGACagctgctctctctctctctctccagtCCTAGTCCCTACCCATTGCCGTTAGATTAGCCCATTGCTGCCTCTTTATCATTCTGCTGCTGCCGCCAGCTCActttatttctcttctttttgaTGCGTCTTCCCAACAATTTGAGTCTTTGccgaaggaggaggaggagaagacaATGCCTGAGGGTGCGTTTTTGAACGATGAGCTCTCAAAACATACCTCAATTTTTGGTCTGCGCTTGTGGGTAGTTGTGGGCATATGCGTGGGGGCTGGCATTGTTCTTGTTCTGTTCCTCATATCGCTTTGGTTCACTTCAAGGCGGAACAGTGCCAAGTCCTCCCACAAACCCACCATCCCGAATGTGTCCAAAGAAATCCAGGAAATCAGAATCGACCATTCCCGAAACCCAGCGAACCCCAACCCTGACCCCAAGACTCATCATCCTCCAAATGCGAACCCACTCCCTGAATCGGACCCCTTTGCCGGGGCGGAGCGGCTGCTTCAGCCGGGAGAGGAGAGTCCCGTGGGCCTTCAAAGAATTCACATTGAGATTGGGAAAGATCACCGGATTTCTTACCCGGAACGCGGCGGCGGGTCGTCTCATGGAAGTGGAGAGGCTCGGTCCGGTGATCAGGTGACAATTGCTGTGCCTGAGGTTTCGCATTTGGGTTGGGGACATTGGTACACTCTGAGAGAGCTTGAACTTTCGACCAATGGGTTTGCTGATGAAAACGTGATAGGTGAAGGTGGGTATGGGATCGTTTACCGTGGTATTTTGGAGGACAATACACAGGTGGCTGTCAAGAATTTGCTCAATAACAGGTTCAATTTtgggctttttattttttctttaatttatagatttttattggaaaatacatttatatgggAGTTGAACTGATTTTGATTATGAGGTATATGTTGTGGTTCACAAACTCAGTTGTGAAATATGCTGCGCTAGTTGTATTTTTTACGACTATTTGGCAATGATTGTTGGGTTGACATCAAATTGAGAATAAAAAGGCTTTTTTTGCAATATATGTTTTTATGCAGAATGGGTTTTGGTATTGCAGATTTATGTCAGAAAGTGGTTGATTGGGTTGTTATTTTGCTTCAGGGGACAAGCTGAGAAGGAGTTTAAGGTTGAAGTTGAAGCAATTGGGCGTGTCAGGCATAAGAACTTGGTGAGGCTGCTTGGTTACTGTGCTGAAGGAGCCCATAGGTATTTCAGTTTTCATCAGTTATATCctacttctttttcttttcaatctaaATTTATGACCTTGCTAGATAGGGAATTTTGGTTTGTGTCATCTAGATGCACTGATGTACTTTCCTGGTTTGTTCTAGGATGCTAGTTTATGAGTATGTTGACAATGGGAACTTAGAACAGTGGCTTCATGGAGATGTGGGGCCTCACAGCCCTCTTACTTGGGACATCCGAATGAACATTATAATTGGAACAGCCAAAGGGTATTGCTTTGAATCAATTAACTTCATCATTAATTGggatttctttctttggttttttactCCTTGTTACTAACTGAAACTTCATGAAGAATGCAGGTTGACTTATCTGCACGAGGGGCTTGAGCCTAAGGTCGTCCATCGTGATATTAAGTCGAGCAACATTTTGCTTGATAAGCAGTGGAATCCTAAAGTGTCTGACTTTGGCCTGGCGAAGCTCTTGGGCTCAGAGAGGAGTTATGTCACAACTCGTGTGATGGGAACATTTGGGTCAGTTGAAACTGCATGAgtgaaaaattatcttttaatcaCAACCTGTCTTGGTGTCCATAAATTTGACCAAGCAAAAAAGGGATGACAATTTTCAGTTTCTGTTTTGCAGCTATGTAGCTCCAGAATACGCTAGTACTGGCATGTTGAATGAAAGAAGTGATGTATACAGTTTTGGTATTCTTCTTATGGAGATAATTTCTGGGAGAAACCCAGTCGATTATAGCCGGCCTCCGGGAGAGGTTTGTTGTGATAATCTACTTCACTTCATGACATTATCTTAAGACCAGTTCAATGTAGctcttcaatattttctttcttttttctactttttcttttttatttaaagttgcAAGTCCAACTTTCAGGTGAACCTTGTTGAGTGGCTTAAAGCAATGGTTACAAACCGGAATGCAGAGGGTGTTTTGGATCCCAAGATACCTGAGAAGCCATCTTCCAGGGCATTGAAGCGTGCCCTTTTAGTGGCTTTGCGCTGCGTGGACCCAAATGCCCAGAAGAGGCCAAAGATGGGGCATGTGATTCATATGCTTGAAGCTGATGATTTCCCCTTCCGAGATGTAAGATTACATTCTTTTTGCAGCAAAATCGTTCTCCCTTGATTGCATTTCCATCTTCGTCATGCTGCTTATGAAGTTAGCTGTGTAGCATTCTTTCTTTCATGTTTTAGATTTTCTCTCTTGACGTGCAACAGTCACCAACTTTGTGCTTAGGATTCTTAGAACTCTGAGctggaaacaaaaatatttcatacaCAAATGCAGAATTGAAATTCTAATTCATTTCCCTTCTGATACTAACAGGATGTAGTGATACTCTCTTTCTCTGGATGTGGCATTGTTTGGAAGTGTGTTCTTATCAAACATGTTAAATATAGAATCTGTTCTCTTAAATTTGGttcaaaaacaaaggaaaactcAAGAAAATCACCATTGGGGCTTTATGGAAAGAGGCCTGTCAACAAATTTTGAATCTCTCTTTAAAATTTTGCCAAAGAATATGTGAAACCGACCATATTCAAACCTCATTTTGCACATGACTTGCAAACCACATCAAtttaagtagttttttttttatctagattttccaaaatgaatTACATTGTTGTTAACCTTTATCTAGTTTCAGGATCGTAGAGCTGGAAGGGAACATGGGCGCTTACAGCGTGATGGAATGAAGGATAGGTTTCTGGAGAAACGGATGATTGAATCAGGTGACAGTAGTGGGTATGAAAGTGGTGCTCAAAACAATAGATCCTTGTGGAAAAAGCCAGAAGAACTCGTAGAAGAGCAGTAGTTTCATATTACTGGTATAGAAGGTGAATTGACATACGtcattattgtcatttttttcctccataGCTGAGTCTATGCAAACATCATTTGGTTCGCCTGTATATGTGATTTATATCAATTTGAGTTTCACTTTTGTAGATTATGTAGCATCTTGTGTCATGCTCTGTATAGCATCATAAATGAATTGTACCCCTGaattattgttttccttttcttttttttttgtttcttttttcatattggGCTGTCCACGGAAATGTTCCATTCAAATGACAAAGAAATGACATGGAGTTTGATATTATGCCTTGAAATTTGTAAATGGCCTTTAACAGCTAGTGCAGAGGAAAACAATTAAATTCAGCTTAGATGGCCGGGGAACAAATTCAACCCATCTCGAATGCTATGGATAGAATTAAAAggatttatatttttcacataTCTTCAAACTCACTGCCCATAGAAGGCCTTATGCATGAGGATCGTTTGCTGAAGATCAAATTGTAGCCACATGTAATCACCCTTGGGAAGGGAAAAGATCAGCTTAGTCATCTGGTGAGGTTTGACACTCACAACAACTTCTCTAAATTCACTTTAGCCTCAGGTCCCTAACTCTCCGTGTCGCATACCTCTTGGAAAACAGCTCAGTGATTGCCAAATAACATGAAATTGTCGACATACAAGGGGGGAGAAAATACAGCTCAAATTTGGAACTGAAAGTAgtcctttgttttttcttgaaagAACGAAATCATTCGGGTTAGAGGCTTAGAGCACTTGACCTGGAGTATGATTCACGAGACAACCGACGCCTATAAAAACTGCATCGACAATGGAGTATTGTTACATGATTCTGAGGGCCAAAAAAGCAGGGCAGACAAATTCAGTCTGTTTACATCATATCCCTAAATTAACATGTTTGATATTAAATGCTTCAAAGCAATGTCTTGAATAAGTATGGCTGTGAGGGACCACTTTTTGTGGTGAAGCGATGGGGATGGAATGAAGAAAATGGGACCTGCTTCTCACATGCCTAACTATAGCATTTTTCCATACGCTGTGGGTGATGAGCGCTGAGTGGTGGGATACCTTGAGACCCAGAAGGGTACAAAGGCCTGAGAATCTTTGGACCCCTCTATTGATGTGTTTGCCGGTGATTTGAATATTGAAGTTATTAGAGGGCTTTTCGGCTTCAATTTTGGCTTTTTGCCCTCCAAGGAGACCCACAATCAGTATCCTCCTTTTGGTTGCCTTGGCTTTTGTGCATGTACCATTTTTGACCGTCTTTATTTTTGACTTGTCTCCCTGTACGGTAGGGTAGGATGATGCCGCTTGAGTTTGCCGGCCAACCACCTATGATCTTTTGGGCTCATAACTTTTGTGGGTATGACCCAAACCACATTGAACTTTTGCCTAACCAACTGGACCTTTCGTGAAGTGCCTGAAATCTTGATAGCCACCCAACCTTCCTCCGCACCTCTTTATTTGCTGGTTCCATGCCGTGCATCTTTGATATCTTAATTCAAACCCCGGACTTTGCTACTTTTGACTTATGTGTTATGTTAAGTTAATACTCCTAATTTTTGAGAACCGAGCCGAGCAAAGAAATTTGGGTGATGTTTGATAAGCCCAGAACACGGAGGAAGGGGGTGATACTTCGAAGATTTTGGATGTTATTTCTCTTATTAAATCAACCATTGTTAGACCAGATTTAcgcattaaaaataataatagaaatgatTACTACCTTAATTTGCCACGAGCAATGTCAGATTGATTAATTATGAATGATGGGCACTCAAGTGCTCCCAAAACTGTTGCATACATTTATATCTAAAATCTCCGGTTGCATATTGGCTATCACTAGATACATGCCGGTTCACCGAccatctttttaaaatatagctTTAGGGCATTTTCAATATTGAAAAGCACGCTTTCTGCgctattattttattcttttgccAGACCATCTTGTCGGCAGGAGTTTAGAATTTTAGaccttccttttatttatttatttattttttataacccATAAAAAAATCGTCTTTGGAATATACCGACTAGAATACGTTTacttagaaattataaaaaggGCTGATTTCTCCTGCCGGAGAGGCGTTTGTATTCttcatctaaaaattaaaaaataaaaccatgcaCCCCGTGATTGCCCCTTTGGCGGTCATGGCGGCGTTGATGGTCCTATCCCATTCTTGTCCACCACATGGCATTGTATCATACGCATTGCTTAAACGACCTCGTTTTAATTGCACCACCTTGCAACTCACGGTTTTGGGAGGCAACTCCTATGCTTCAGGGTCCGCTCACTTTTCCATTTTGGGCCTCGAGAGAACTGGATCCGAAAGTATAAATTCTCCTTTTGTCGGCAACCATCATacaatgaaatatgaaaaatattttatacaaaagcAACGACTTCTTTGTGTGATTGACCACTGTCTCTGCATCCAGCGACGGAGAAATTCACTAAAACATGCTCATAGAACTGTTGGATTCGTTTTGCATAATATCACTATGTTCTGGGGAAAAACAAGTACTTGAGCTGAATGTGGATTCCTTTAGCATTATTGTCTCCTGCCGATATGTTAATGCCTTGAGAAAATTATATGAACAAATTTTGAGATAATCTGGACCAGTCAATCGGGTTAATctgttaattaaattttaataaaacccAAGTTCACTGGTTTCTTTTCCCAATTAATTAAGTTCTTGAATACAACCCTCCATGAACAGTTTCTCTGGATTTTATATGTCTCTGCTTTTGCCGTGATTTGGCTTCTAGTGGTTTTTATTgagaataatgaaatttatgttAAATGATGATAGGGGGattatgaaattcaaatttagtttAGTCTTTATTCTAGTAAATGATCCGCATATGCGCATGTTTTTCATATATCTTATATTCTCATCCTCAAACTTTGCCATTTTCCTTGAATCCTGGACTGATAGACATTAGCATAAGCAGATATATCTGTTCACTTATTATAACAGTGCGAGAACGAACATGGATGGTGTGCTCGTGTTCACTTATTATAGACGGCCACTATGGGGCTTGATACAGTGTGCTTGTGTTGATCAATCCATTTCAGATAACCATAGGTGACACTGGGAGCATCTGCATCAATCTCTACGGTCACGACGAAACCTTGCTTCTGGTATTTGCTAGTGAATGTGAGAATACTGGGCTCTGTTTTGATTCTCATTCCAGTAGGAACCTCTACAACTGCCTGGTAAGTTGCTGTATCATTCCCCACGTTTGTCAGTACCCTGCTGAAGTTCCTTACTTTTGGAGACTCTGCTCCTTTAGTAAATATGGCCACAAATGAAGGATAATTGAGGTCATTAGGTTTCCCACTGCAGTTCCATTGGTTGCGTCTGAGGATGGCACTCATCTGCTTCCTAGTGTAGCCAAGGCCGCATAAGAACTCAACATAATCTTGCAAATCCATGTCGAAGATGAGTCCAGGATCCATGGCTTTGTTGGGATTGATATGGCCAGCGCCAAAATCTAGAGGAGAAGCGGGAAGTCCTGTCCATTGGTCTCTAAAAGCAGAGCCAATATTGTCTATGGTATTTGCGGTAGTCATGATGGCTGATCGGATGGCTGCTGGGCTCCAATCACCGTGGACAGCCTTCAACAATGCTGCAACTCCAGCAACATGAGGTGCTGCCATTGATGTGCCGGAGAATAGTGCATAATCTGTCACCAAATCATAGTCACCAATTTGCATGAATGGCACGTTGGGTGCAACTGCTGCCAATACATCCACTCCAGGAGCAAGAATATCTGGTTTCAGAACACCCGGACTAATTGGG is drawn from Vitis riparia cultivar Riparia Gloire de Montpellier isolate 1030 chromosome 18, EGFV_Vit.rip_1.0, whole genome shotgun sequence and contains these coding sequences:
- the LOC117906629 gene encoding probable serine/threonine-protein kinase At1g01540 isoform X2 codes for the protein MPEGAFLNDELSKHTSIFGLRLWVVVGICVGAGIVLVLFLISLWFTSRRNSAKSSHKPTIPNVSKEIQEIRIDHSRNPANPNPDPKTHHPPNANPLPESDPFAGAERLLQPGEESPVGLQRIHIEIGKDHRISYPERGGGSSHGSGEARSGDQVTIAVPEVSHLGWGHWYTLRELELSTNGFADENVIGEGGYGIVYRGILEDNTQVAVKNLLNNRGQAEKEFKVEVEAIGRVRHKNLVRLLGYCAEGAHRMLVYEYVDNGNLEQWLHGDVGPHSPLTWDIRMNIIIGTAKGLTYLHEGLEPKVVHRDIKSSNILLDKQWNPKVSDFGLAKLLGSERSYVTTRVMGTFGYVAPEYASTGMLNERSDVYSFGILLMEIISGRNPVDYSRPPGEVNLVEWLKAMVTNRNAEGVLDPKIPEKPSSRALKRALLVALRCVDPNAQKRPKMGHVIHMLEADDFPFRDDRRAGREHGRLQRDGMKDRFLEKRMIESGDSSGYESGAQNNRSLWKKPEELVEEQ
- the LOC117906629 gene encoding probable serine/threonine-protein kinase At1g01540 isoform X1 — its product is MPEGAFLNDELSKHTSIFGLRLWVVVGICVGAGIVLVLFLISLWFTSRRNSAKSSHKPTIPNVSKEIQEIRIDHSRNPANPNPDPKTHHPPNANPLPESDPFAGAERLLQPGEESPVGLQRIHIEIGKDHRISYPERGGGSSHGSGEARSGDQVTIAVPEVSHLGWGHWYTLRELELSTNGFADENVIGEGGYGIVYRGILEDNTQVAVKNLLNNRGQAEKEFKVEVEAIGRVRHKNLVRLLGYCAEGAHRMLVYEYVDNGNLEQWLHGDVGPHSPLTWDIRMNIIIGTAKGLTYLHEGLEPKVVHRDIKSSNILLDKQWNPKVSDFGLAKLLGSERSYVTTRVMGTFGYVAPEYASTGMLNERSDVYSFGILLMEIISGRNPVDYSRPPGEVNLVEWLKAMVTNRNAEGVLDPKIPEKPSSRALKRALLVALRCVDPNAQKRPKMGHVIHMLEADDFPFRDFQDRRAGREHGRLQRDGMKDRFLEKRMIESGDSSGYESGAQNNRSLWKKPEELVEEQ